One Gadus chalcogrammus isolate NIFS_2021 chromosome 7, NIFS_Gcha_1.0, whole genome shotgun sequence genomic window, AAGGTAGACCTGCACACTGGACGTCGTGTTGTATAACTACGGTGGCTTTAAACACCGCGACCACGCCCCTTAGCGGTATCACATGAATCTGGACCGAAAGTTGAAGTGGGaaaaaagttgtgactttgggACGAAAAGTATTTGTAACTTATTTTTCGTTTTTGTACAtgtattcttcttcttcaacgTCGGTATGGGGACTACCTACTGCGTGTAAACCATCTGTCCAACAGTGATTTTACCCACCAAGTCTCCTACTTCACGCAGGAGAGAACTGGACTGAAGGTATGTGGGAGGCTTGCTGAGATTTTGCTTCACGCGTCTGTTTTTGCGGTTAACAAAACCGCAGTAGTGTTTCATACGATCTGTATTGCCTTGTACGTTTGCTGTGATCATTACTGTTAAGAAGTAGGCCAAGACGTTGAACAAAGTTGAATAGCACAATTTTAAGTGTAGGGGGCAACGTTTCACAGCATGATCAGATTTCATACTATTGCATACAGAGCGAGCTCGTCTGTTTACCAATCGAGTGTGCGTCTTCGCGCGCAGTTAATTTATTGTGCTGATTTGTTTTGACACAAAAATTGAAGATTATGGACGCGCATCATGGCGCGCCTTCGACGGGGCAACAGATCGTGCACGTCCGCGGGGATTCGCAGACGGATCTCGAGGCCCTCTTCAATGCCGTGATGAACCCCAATAAGACCACCAGACCGCCGTCCTCACTGCCCATGCGCATGAGAAAACTTCCAGACTCGTTCTTTCGGCAGCCGGATCCCCGCGGCCACTCCAGACAGGTAGGAGGTTACAAGACATTATACCCCCTCACACGTTAGCTACATTCCCATGGAAACATAATCTACCCTTAGACGCTAGCCACATTGCCATGTAAACAGCTAACTTACAATAAGTCTTCTCAACAATGCATCTTTAGCAAAACTTAAATGTTTCTGTTATTTATACCAGTGTTTCTTAAACTATGGGTCCAATAATAGAGATGGGTCGCTGCCAGTCAATGCAAAGGACTCCTCTAACTCAAGGAGTGTGCGGTTGGACAGAGTCAAACGGATACAAATTGTACTTTGGGTCCACTCCTGAGACAAAATAATTAAAGTACTACTGATTGATAATACGGCACACGCTTTGTCTGTCTCCAAACAGCCTTCCTCTGTGGCCCCTttgtttctatagcaacacaTTGATGGCTTCACGTGACGAAGAACTCATGCTCTTCTTCCCCCTCAGGCCAGTTCGGATGGCGGAGTGTGCGGTTCCCTGACCCCTCATCACGTCCGTGCCCACTCCTCGcccgcctccctccccatcaactccctctccacccaggcCACGGGGCTCCCCTCCGCACCTGTCATCCCCGACGATATGCCGCTCCCTCCCGGTTGGGAGATGGCCAAGACGCCCACTGGCCAGCGATACTTTCTCAAGTAAGGTCAAAGTTCAAGAAATGTAGCAGCCTCCACTATGTGGCGGCAGAAAACGGCCAGCGGTAGAGAGAGaatctcacacacaaagacaaacaaacatgcagacacgcatacatacatgctGGCACCCTCAGAGGTCTTCTATTGGTTGACGTGTGTCATGTTTTGTCCTGTGATGCGTCAGCAGAGCCAGGAAGTGATGTGACGTGTCCAGCGATGTCCAGATAATTGACATGGAATGTGTTGTACTTAATAATTCAATTAATAAATCACTTTAGCAAACATGAATAAACGTATTATTTCGTAAAAGTGGGTTGGCCAACGTGAGGATAGTCAGGTTGTGGTGCTCAACGTGCACTGGGTTTTCACCCAAATGTCCGCCGTCAAGGATAGTTGAGCAAGATGCtgtagcccctacctgctcattaatgacccgTATGCGTCATTTACAAAACACTAGAAGTGCCTCTGAACTCGAGAACAGCATCTGCTTAGTGACTAGAATTTTTGATATAAATTGTAACGTAAATGGATCCAGAGTGTGCTTATGAATACTACCAAGTGTTTCAAGCTTTACATAAAATAACCCGGTTAAAAGCTGTCAACATGTTGGATCCAAAGTAGTAAACGTTTTGACGAGAATCGTTGTACCAGCTCATCAATTCCCATTGGACTGGAGTAGTGATTAACATTGAGTTATTTAGATTTATTATGCATATATTGTAAAATAAAAGTCAAACAAAATATCTTTACAAACTTTTTTTATGTGTGATAGACATCCATCACGGCTCAACACATTTTGACCCCACCCCAATTTAGCAACAATTATAATCAGCATTAATTAAGACACCGATTATTAAGACAGGCTGTGCATGAAACTTCAAGTGTACGAGAGCTCAAGATGACCAAAAACGGCAGACGCAAGACATGCATGATCAGGGAGGAAATCGACATCTATTCTTTCAATGCATGGGACTGCACCTGTTTCAATCAGACCGGTTAACAACTAGCCAcactggtatgtgtgtgtgttcgctggTGTAcatatacaccaacacacatgcgGTAATACAGGTAAAGCAAGTCATGTCAGAACATGCCCAGTATTGCAGCAATAGGTTGGTACTcaattaacgtgtgtgtgtgtgtgtgtgtgtgtgtgtgtgtgtgtgtgtgtgtgtgtgtgtgtgtgtgtgtgtgtgtgtgtgtgtgtgtgtgtgtgtgtgtgtgtgtgtgtgtgtgtgtgtgtgtgtgtagtcattTGGATCAGTCAACAACATGGCACGACCCACGTCTCGCCCAGCTCCAGCCCCAGCGGACCCTGCTGGCCCATGGTGTGACCGCGCAGACGCACAACAGTGAAGCAGATTCAGGTATCCCTCCTAATGCTGTAATGTTCACCGACTCCTAGtaccacaggcacacacacacacacacgcgcgcgcaataacacacactcgcaataacacacacaaacacacacacaagagcacacacgcacgcacaatagcacactcacacacaaacacacccaaactcacactcacactcttgtCCTGTGGCACATAAGGCAAACCTCACAAGCTTTAGGGTTAAGTTTCTTGTTCTTCTATGGTATGGtgcttgttgtttgtgttgcttGTTGACCATGACTAGGTTGAATGTTTGTCTTTTGTTGTTAGGGATAAGGGTGCTTGTTCTTCTTTTAtggctaggggttagggtgcttGTTCTTCCTTTAATGGTTCGGGTCTAGGGTGATTGTTCTCTTATGGTTAGGGGCTAGAGTCCTTGTCTTTCTTCTGTGGTTAATGGCACGTGTGGTTGTTCTTCTATGGTGAGTGGCACGTGTGGTTGTTCTTCTATGGTGGAATAAACGTAGCAGCAGGTTTAATCCCCACGTTATCTCTAAGAGGCTTGTTTTTTCTTCTGTGTTTCATTATTTACATATTCACTATTGTTCAGGTGTGCTTGCTGAGAGCTGGGAGCAGGCAGTCAGTCCAGACGGGGAGACGTACTTTATCAACCACATCAGCAAGTCCACCTCGTGGGTTGACCCGCGTATAGGTAGCGATCAGACCTCTGTCTACAGAACTTCCGCTAAAGCCCTACGCTTCAATTGAAACCCATTGTGTTGCCTACTATTTCACTTTTCATACATCGCCAGGTGCCACTAGTTAGTGGGCACCGCAAGTTCTAAATGATGGCACCGTTTACCAAGAAGACGGCCCTGAGCATCGTATGGGTGTGAAACACTTGTTTGTTTCATATTGTTGTGCCACACATTGTTGTATTCCAGCACAGAAGGTGAGCCCAGGCCttgctgccatggcaacacagcAACGTCAGGAAAAGGAAAGGCTCAGGTCTAAGCAGGTGAGAGTCAGACTGAGTAGTATACACTgaggtgtgtttttgtatgttatctttgtttatttctatatttatgtGTACTTTGGTTCTGAGGTGTGAAGTGCTTTGCCTGACATCAGTGGCCGGTTTTTTGTTAAATATGTAATCGTTTTGATCGAAAAGTTTACTAATTTTAACTATTTTGATAAAGCAAACCACCCTTCTTTTAATCTGGAGCTGTGCGTCACCCACTTTCTATCGCCATCTGGTGGTGTAATTTAAAAAACTCTTCTACTATATAGTTCTAGATTATCGTTTGCCTTCACTATGCACCACTAAATAACACAACTAATTATCCATAATGCACCCAAGGCTCTATTTCATCCCTATTTTTACTGTGTGAATCTTGCGACCTCCTGTAGGACCTAGGAGGAAGGAACCTCTCCTCTGTTCTTATTGGCCATGACAGAAAtgtagccaatcagaacccATCTCTGGATGCAAGGATTCTTGGCCCTGCCCATGAGCCTGTGCTGAACGGGTAAGATGTCAACAGAATACTGTAAAATGTCATTAATTGTAACAATGCGTTTAATTTATTAAGCTAACTTAAGTGCTCAAGGACACTTAAAATTACATGAAAATACCAAAAACAGGAGTAAAGACAAAATATCGAGAGTAAGATGTTAAAAGCAGTTCTAAATAGGTAtgttgtgaatgatgttttacAATAAAGGAGGGGGGTGGATCCACAGATATGTTAGGGAAGGGGGTTCCAGAGAGATGGGGTGGTTGCTGGTCATGTCGTGAGGCACACGCCTCCACTATGTTATGAATGTGTCCTCGGTCTCCACCAGCGCTCACTCCCGGGACCAGAGCACTGACAGCGGCCTCAGCGTCAGCAGCTTGCCCCGCCCCTCCGACCACATGCTGAGCTCCATGGACCACATGGACACTGGTAAGAGAGGACACGCCTTGCACACAAACCATGCAATTAGATGCATGTAGTATTTAGATACATGTATTCCGGCGACTGAAACGGTCTTTGTAGAtaactgtttaaaaaaaaaaaaaaagaagggataATTAAGGGAGCGTTTTCATGCATGTTGGTTTACACATACAAATAGCCGGTTATGTCTGGTGACCCCCAGGTGACCCCACGGAGACCCCATCGCTGACCTTGCAGGACACGATGTCAGGGCTGCCCATGTCTGACACGGAGGAGCTCATGCCTTGCATCCCAGAAGGTCTGACCTCAGACCTCCTCATGGACATGGAGACAGTGCTGTCCAGCTCACACATGGACAAAGACAGCCTGCTCACTTGGCTATAGTGCTCCACCCATCGGAGCAGTTGTGAAGGCGCTTTGCTGCAGGAATCTGTCGGCCAAAGCCTCAATCAGTCGAGCcgcaaagttgttgtttttttgtcgtCCTGCATTTAAAAGTATTGTCTTTCTAGTAAACACGTCGGACAGAAGAGTTGTGTTCAGTTCAGATTCACATGTCCTTTGTGGTCTAAAAGTACATTGATGACACACAGTTCCGTCCCGGGGCTCTGGTCTGTCATCCGTACCAATCCATCCATACCATTTGTTTGTGGGACATGTTTTCCCCTGAAAAGTGACCAGCCACTGACAGAGAGGCTGGGGGCAATAGAAGCGTGCTCATGTGTAGTGGTACCTACCTTACCATGGAGATCAATGAAAACATACGAGGCGAGGCTGCGGCAACAGGCTGGCTCTAGTTAGTTGTGTTTGACGGGAGTCTGACTCGGCACCACAGACTCTTAAGTTGCTTTTTGGTCGCGTTTGGTATCACAGTTGCAGCGGCCTTGGGATTTGCAGTGAAATCGGTACAAACAACACTACGCTTGTCATGGAGTATTCGGCTGTTATctcaatttatatttttttatcgtgTACTTTTAAAAGGTATTCTGAATACTGAGAGAAGTCTGTGTAATGTAAAGTATGCATTTTTTATGAAAAATCTCTGCAGCTTTGTTGtcgcatgtgtgtttatgtgcgcatgtgtgtttttcaACAGTTTTTGctgaacaacccccccccccccctctcacatacacatacacgttgTTGATTTTGATATATTAGCATTTTATAGCATACATTTACAAGCATAGCTATTGGAATCTACATGGATGATGTTGTTTAAGTGTATCGACATCCTAACCAAATTTGAATCTAGCTCAACTAAAGAAGCTATGTTGCTTGCAAGATACACTTAGAATATGACACCCTATTTAATCATTATCtgtaatgtttgtataatgtgCATTGTTGACGGATAAATGGAGGACATTGTATTTTGAGGGGAACTGAAATAGCTGATGTTCttataccatttttttttttataattttcaaTGCGTGGGTCACATATCTTATAATTACTCATGTAGCCCTTTTAACGCTTTAgtttaataattaaatatttgtTTGCAATATTGTATGCTCAATTTGCTAATTTAGTTGATAGTTGTAACTATATATATCTTGCGCCCACAAACCTCACTCCACTCAACATCCTGCGTTAAtgattttttctttattattaacaCAACAGGTAATACTTTACAATAAGTGTACATTAACATTAagtaatgcagtaataagcataaGCTATTAATTAACTAACAGCTAGGAGTTAGTTATATAATGGTCTAGTAATAGTTTATTAACCTATATGCTTTTGctatataaaatattattagTACATTAACTAATATTAtataatggttaattaatgtaacCTTATTGCCAAGTGTTACCATACAACATGAATATGTTTTAGAGTTGATAATACCAATGGAAAATAAATTGGATTTTGTTTTCACAAAATGCAAGCTTCTTTTCGTTGTATTCTGTATTATTTAAGAGTCCCATCCCTggaaaacattttaaacataatgAAATCTCAAAATAATTTCAGCTCAGGATATGGGTCTAAATTGAACAAGGATCCTTATAAATGGAAAAAATATACAGTTAAAAATATATTGTAGCAAGTTTTCCTGAATTCATACTTGGGGAGAACTTGAATCAAAATAATAGTCTTATTGTAATACTTTAACCACTATAATACCGTCGAAGTTTTAATCGTTGAAGAATGTACTGTTCACAGCTTTACTAAACATTAAGGTAAAAAAAACTCTTTAGTAGGCGTGGCTTCATGCGGCCGGGGAGGAACTAAACATGGCAGCCCCCGTGTGAAAGTCACGTTACTGCAATCCTTTAGGTTTAGGCCGtcatatttgtgtatgtttatgttgttTATAATGTACAATTAAGGTACATTTCAGGTATATACACATTTATAGCATTTTAGTTAAATAAGGGACGATAGGGCTTCCTCTCCAAACATTTGTTAGGCCGACTCACTCAGCTGGCAAGTTAACCTTTTAGCCAACGTTCAGATCAATTATGGAGCCTGAAATGCAAATCCGGAATGTAAGTCAAATGTTCATCGTTAAAGTACATTTCCTTGGAAAATGGTGTACATGAAGACCCCAAAACTTGTTTCAGTGTTTCATTTTGTATTGACTATGAAAGCTTCTATTCTGAAATGTATAGCTTCGGGATTTCCTGCTGGTGTACAATCGCATGACCGAAACCTGTTTCCAACGATGCTCTAGCAATTTTAACTACAGAAATCTGACAATGGTCGAGGTAAGTGATGTGAAAAATTTCAGTCTGCAAGTGTGTATTGAATATTTACAATACACCTTTTGATTGCACAGCTGTTTTGATTTGTTGTCCTGTGTTTAGGACCGTTGTGTGGACAACTGCGCTGGGAAGCTGATTCGCGCTAACAATCGTCTGATGGGCACCTATGTGCAGTTGATGCCAAAAATGGTTCAGAAACGCATGGATGAGATGCAGAGCAAGGTTGCAGaggcagaagcagcagcagccgcagcagcagccgcagcagcagggtCGGTCACCGAAGCTCCAAACACCACAGAATTCTCCATAGACCAAACCTCACCACTGCCTCCACCTGCTTACCCGTCTCCAGTCGATACGGATACAGGACCCCTGCATGTACTCACTGGACCCGTGCTTGATTCAGGTCCTACGTCCCTGGTGGAGGCGACACAAAGCCACATGGCCCTTCCTGTACCAATCATACCAGCCCCAGCAGAAGCGTTTATTCCAACACCTTTTGATAACGTGGGGATTAAACCTGCTTCAACGTTTATTCCACCATCTTTTGATAACGTGGGGGTTGGACCAGTGTCTACGGTAGTTTCCCCCATGCCAGGACCCTCTGTCAGCAGCATACATGATACACCTCTTCCTGTAGCCCATATCACCCCACCGGTAGTACCTGCTCCATCTGTACCGACCCCAGCCAGACCAGAGAGCCTCGCAGCGGACGTGTCAACAATATCTAAAGCCTAGTGGTTGTGGAGAGAACCGTggcgctcctctcctctgccagGCCGGAAGGATGGCTCAGTCTTCAAAGATGTCGACCAACCTCTTTTTAacatcaacaaccacaactacagCTTGGTTGTTATTATCCACACATAATCCCATACTGGGCGTCCAGAGAGTCATAGTGACGCACTAATAAGATATTATAGATAATAATTGTGTATTAGCAAAAAATATGcctttcccttttctttttttttagcgTTGTGATAATGGATGTCATAGTAAAGTTAACTAATGACCGATAAACAAAGTCACATGTGATATTGTTTGCATATATGTCACTGGCTGAAAATGAAGAGTAAGCATCAACAATATAAGTTAAATAAAGGCCATTGTATTAGTGGAAAGGATGATAACTTCAGGTTCTGGTGGTAAAAGATTGATATGTGTTTAACGCACACACTTGTTGTTTGTCTCATTGTGGATAATGTGGAATCCCATCTTACTCCAATTATTTCTTTGTCAATGCTGTTTTCTTAATTAAAAGAAGCCATCTGAAATGCTAGTGTgcccattttttctttttttaaactagGGATGGAACTCGAGTGCTTGATATTGTTGTTTAAATAGAAATTACAATCCATTCTTTTTCCCGGTATCAATACCATTCATAAAGGGTTCTGCTataagttgtgtgtttgtttagccATTTATCCAGATCTATGACGAAGGCATCTGGAACATTATGCCCATTCATGGTGGCTGTCGAGCACGGGGGAGGAGCTAAGAAGGAGCAAATATTGTAAACCTCCATTCTGAATGCAAAATAAAGAAGCTTGTCGTTTGTCAAagctaaatataattattttgcCATTGGCATTTTCCAATGTTACAAAGGTAAATGCTTTAATAATTACAATAAATTattaattcataatattgtgtcaagtatttgtgtgtgtgtgtatgtgtgacttgTCTGTGTTTGAATGAATACAATGCCAACCTCTTAATTTCCCTCCCAATTACTATGATTAGATATTGCAAGTATACACGGACCATAATAACGATATGTGTGGTGGACATTTCGCACAATTTTACGATGATGTTGACATATTTTTTTGATGTAGTTCAAACGCTGTCCTATAGGGGGCACTAATGTCTTGTTTAAGAGGGACACTATAGATCCATGAGCCACATCGCTCTCAAGTTGACGCGTCAAGCAGTGGAAGTGGGGCGTTGACATTCTATTCCTTGAGTTTACAGAGAATATCGGGCCGCGGGACAACCTGGAAAAGTACACCGTTATCGTCTTCCAACTTTGCTTTCCACGTTTTTGTAAGAACATCACTTGTAAGTAAGCAACTGTGTTTTGTCAGAAGTATTTAAcgtttttttattcattgtaGTTGAACGAAAGTTATATGAGAGATTTTTTCCAAGATATGCGTTGCCTTCGCAAAACAGGAAAACAAGACGAAATGCTAAATAAATGGTATATTTGATTACATTCGGATTTAATAATTCAAGGATGTAATGGTTCATAATTTTCACGAAAAATCGTGAACAAAAGTTGGCTAACCTAAAGTTTTCGCAGTAAagaccgcctcccccccccccccccccccccctctctctctctctctctctctctctctctctctctctctctctctctctctctctctctctctctctctctctctcagtctctcagcctctcagtccctcagtgtctttctctctggatcagtctctctcacacacacacacacacacacacacacacacacacacacacacacacacacacacacacacacacacacacacacacacacacacacacaaagacgcaagcacacacacacacacacacacacacacacacacacacaacacacacacacacacacacac contains:
- the LOC130385286 gene encoding transcriptional coactivator YAP1-like isoform X2, which produces MDAHHGAPSTGQQIVHVRGDSQTDLEALFNAVMNPNKTTRPPSSLPMRMRKLPDSFFRQPDPRGHSRQASSDGGVCGSLTPHHVRAHSSPASLPINSLSTQATGLPSAPVIPDDMPLPPGWEMAKTPTGQRYFLNHLDQSTTWHDPRLAQLQPQRTLLAHGVTAQTHNSEADSAQKVSPGLAAMATQQRQEKERLRSKQDLGGRNLSSVLIGHDRNVANQNPSLDARILGPAHEPVLNGAHSRDQSTDSGLSVSSLPRPSDHMLSSMDHMDTGDPTETPSLTLQDTMSGLPMSDTEELMPCIPEGLTSDLLMDMETVLSSSHMDKDSLLTWL
- the LOC130385286 gene encoding transcriptional coactivator YAP1-like isoform X1, producing MDAHHGAPSTGQQIVHVRGDSQTDLEALFNAVMNPNKTTRPPSSLPMRMRKLPDSFFRQPDPRGHSRQASSDGGVCGSLTPHHVRAHSSPASLPINSLSTQATGLPSAPVIPDDMPLPPGWEMAKTPTGQRYFLNHLDQSTTWHDPRLAQLQPQRTLLAHGVTAQTHNSEADSGVLAESWEQAVSPDGETYFINHISKSTSWVDPRIAQKVSPGLAAMATQQRQEKERLRSKQDLGGRNLSSVLIGHDRNVANQNPSLDARILGPAHEPVLNGAHSRDQSTDSGLSVSSLPRPSDHMLSSMDHMDTGDPTETPSLTLQDTMSGLPMSDTEELMPCIPEGLTSDLLMDMETVLSSSHMDKDSLLTWL
- the timm10b gene encoding mitochondrial import inner membrane translocase subunit Tim10 B, whose protein sequence is MEPEMQIRNLRDFLLVYNRMTETCFQRCSSNFNYRNLTMVEDRCVDNCAGKLIRANNRLMGTYVQLMPKMVQKRMDEMQSKVAEAEAAAAAAAAAAAGSVTEAPNTTEFSIDQTSPLPPPAYPSPVDTDTGPLHVLTGPVLDSGPTSLVEATQSHMALPVPIIPAPAEAFIPTPFDNVGIKPASTFIPPSFDNVGVGPVSTVVSPMPGPSVSSIHDTPLPVAHITPPVVPAPSVPTPARPESLAADVSTISKA